In Helianthus annuus cultivar XRQ/B chromosome 8, HanXRQr2.0-SUNRISE, whole genome shotgun sequence, a single genomic region encodes these proteins:
- the LOC110873132 gene encoding ABC transporter E family member 2, with product MAGQLTRIAILKEDRCKPKECGQQCKKSCPVVKTGRQCIEVSSQSKMAFISEEFCIGCGICVKKCPFNAIEIINLPKDLNKDTTHRYGANTFKLHRLPVPRPGQVLGLVGKNGTGKSTALKVLAGKLKPNLGRFDNPPDWQEILPYFRGSELQNYFTRILKDNLKAIVKPQYVDHIPKAVQGNVGQVLDRKDERDVKAELCVDLELNQVIDRNVGDLSGGELQRFAIAVAAIQNAEIYMFDEPSSYLDVKQRLKAAQVIRSLLRPNSYVIVVEHDLSVLDYLSDFICCLYGKPGAYGVVTLPFSVREGINIFLAGYVPTENLRFREESLTFKVAEKPQESAEEIKTYVRYRYPTMSKTQGGFKLTVAEGEFTDSQIIVMLGENGTGKTTFIRMLAGKLKPDTVEGSESEIPEFNVSYKPQKITPKPELVNSVGDWLQKKIPGSYEHPQFVSDVMKPLQIEQDQKVVNLSGGELQRVALCLCLGTPANIYLIDEPSAYLDSEQRIVAAKVIKRFILHAKKTAFVVEHDFIMATYLADRVIVYEGTPSVDCVANSPQSLLSGMNLFLSHLTVTFRRDPTNYRPRINKLNSTKDKEQKLAGSYYYLDD from the exons ATGGCGGGTCAATTAACGCGTATCGCCATTCTCAAAGAAGACCGTTGCAAGCCGAAGGAGTGTGGCCAGCAATGCAAGAAAAGCTGTCCTGTTGTTAAAACTG GTAGACAATGTATTGAGGTTAGTTCTCAATCTAAGATGGCGTTTATATCCGAGGAGTTTTGCATAGGATGTGGTATATGTGTTAAG AAATGCCCATTTAATGCAATTGAGATCATTAATTTACCAAAAGATTTGAATAAAGATACAACTCATCGTTATGGGGCCAATACCTTCAAATTACACAG GTTGCCGGTTCCAAGACCCGGGCAAGTTCTTGGTTTGGTTGGAAAAAATGGAACTGGGAAGTCTACAGCTCTCAAAGTTTTGGCTGGAAAGTTGAAACCCAATTTGGGCCGCTTTGAT aaccCTCCAGATTGGCAAGAAATTTTACCTTACTTCCGAGGATCTGAGTTGCAAAACTACTTTACGCGCATTCTTAAAGATAATTTAAAG GCAATTGTAAAACCACAGTATGTTGATCATATTCCAAAAGCAGTTCAAGGGAATGTTGGACAAGTACTTGACCGGAAAGATGAGAGAGATGTGAAGGCAGAGCTTTGTGTTGATCTTGAGCTGAATCAGGTTATTGATCGTAATGTTGGAGATTTATCAGGTGGAGAGCTTCAGAGGTTTGCGATTGCTGTTGCTGCCATACAGAATGCTGAGATTTATATGTTTGATGAGCCCTCAAGTTATCTTGATGTCAAACAAAGGCTTAAGGCTGCCCAAGTTATCCGATCTTTGCTTAGGCCTAACAG CTATGTGATTGTTGTGGAACACGACTTAAGTGTGCTTGATTATCTATCAGACTTCATTTGTTGCCTCTATGGGAAGCCTGGTGCATATGGTGTTGTGACACTACCCTTTTCTGTCAGAGAAGGAATTAATATCTTTTTGGCAGGGTATGTGCCCACAGAAAACCTTCGTTTTCGTGAAGAATCTCTCACTTTTAAG GTAGCTGAGAAACCACAGGAGAGTGCTGAAGAAATTAAAACATATGTGCGCTATAGATACCCCACTATGTCTAAAACGCAAGGTGGTTTTAAACTTACAGTGGCTGAGGGTGAATTCACCGACTCTCAGATCATAGTAATGCTTGGTGAAAATGGCACGGGGAAGACAACGTTTATTCGTATGCTG GCTGGTAAACTGAAGCCTGATACCGTGGAAGGTTCTGAGTCGGAGATACCCGAGTTTAATGTCTCTTACAAACCTCAAAAGATCACTCCCAAACCCGAATTAGTTAATTCCGTTGGGGATTGGCTACAAAAAAAGATTCCTGGCTCATATGAGCATCCACAGTTTGTTTCTGATGTGATGAAGCCTCTTCAAATAGAGCAGGATCAAAAAGTTGTCAATCTTTCTGGTGGAGAATTGCAAAGAGTTGCATTGTGCTTGTGTCTTGGCACG CCTGCTAATATATACCTGATTGATGAACCAAGTGCTTACCTTGATTCCGAACAACGTATAGTCGCTGCAAAAGTTATAAAGAGATTTATACTACATGCCAAGAAGACTGCATTTGTGGTTGAACATGATTTCATAATGGCAACTTATCTAGCAGATAGAGTAATCGTTTATGAAGGGACACCGTCTGTTGATTGTGTTGCAAATTCACCACAGTCTTTATTATCTGGAATGAATCTCTTCTTATCG CATCTCACGGTCACATTTAGGCGCGACCCAACTAATTATCGACCCAGAATCAACAAGCTTAATTCAACAAAGGACAAGGAACAGAAACTTGCTGGATCTTATTATTATCTGGATGACTAA